Proteins found in one Zea mays cultivar B73 chromosome 1, Zm-B73-REFERENCE-NAM-5.0, whole genome shotgun sequence genomic segment:
- the LOC103643401 gene encoding putative glycine-rich cell wall structural protein 1, which yields MASKELALALSLFVLLSIGSASAIRVARYSSSQGQGAGDGNGSGYLNGGGSGSGVGSGSGESDGAGVHASGGGGGGASSWSQPAGSGAAAGFGTGYGSSYSSQSRYGYGGSTSAGGSGRGRGAGQGSADGGGGYGAGGGDGYGSSVANSGNVVSATPARAEASADGNGSGRGGGYNGGSGGGDGSGSGFGAGQP from the coding sequence ATGGCTAGCAAAGAACTTGCACTAGCACTTAGCCTCTTTGTTCTCTTGAGCATTGGATCAGCCAGCGCCATCAGGGTGGCTAGATACTCCAGCTCTCAAGGGCAAGGAGCCGGAGATGGTAATGGTAGCGGGTATCTGAACGGTGGTGGCTCTGGATCCGGAGTTGGATCTGGATCCGGTGAGAGTGATGGGGCTGGAGTCCATGCAAGCGGTGGGGGCGGAGGCGGGGCCAGTTCTTGGTCGCAGCCGGCGGGTTCTGGGGCTGCGGCTGGGTTTGGCACAGGGTACGGGTCTAGTTATAGCTCGCAGTCACGTTACGGCTATGGCGGGTCGACTAGTGCTGGGGGCAGTGGTCGCGGCCGTGGTGCTGGACAAGGCTCGGCAGACGGTGGCGGCGGGTATGGTGCCGGTGGTGGCGATGGATACGGTTCCAGCGTAGCGAATTCCGGCAACGTGGTCTCGGCCACACCAGCGCGTGCAGAAGCTAGTGCTGACGGCAATGGCAGTGGCAGGGGAGGTGGCTACAATGGTGGGAGTGGCGGCGGCGATGGCAGCGGATCTGGATTTGGTGCTGGACAGCCTTAG